The genomic stretch GTGAGGCCCTGGTCAgggtctttcctccctccccagctgggTGACCCCCGGGTCAGGGCTTCTGGGGTGAGAGGGCCGAAGGAAGAGGCAGGCTCTGGCCAACCCACCCCTCAGAGCTTTATTGGGTCTTGTAAAGCATGGTGTCAAGATGGCTTTTCCCTCCAAATGGAATCCGTTGTGAGGGGCTGAGCTGGACCCCGCATACGGGGTCTGTGGTCCCAACCGTGGCCACAGAGAGGCCCCAGGGAGTGGCAGGGACCGGGGAAAGTGGCAGTCCCTCCCTCATTCTCCTGCTCTTGTCCACCACCTGCTCCAGGTTGGCCCGAGGCTCTGGCTGTGGATGGAGCCGGGAAGACTGGGGCTGAGGAGGCTCAGTCccccaaggggaagggggagcgGGAGCACCcccagcaggaggaggaggaggaggaggaggtggcagggGCCCCTCAAGGCCTGTTCCGGGGCGGGAAGAGCGGGTCAccggagaaggaggaggaggaggagcggcTCTCCACGGAGTGGGAGGACGCCAAGCGATGGAGCAGGATGGACCAGCTGGCCACGGAGCTGACAGCCGAGAAGCggctggaggggcaggaggacGAGGAAGACCCAGACCGTGCCACGAAGCTCTCCTTCCGGGCCCGGGGCTACGACTTCGGGGGTCCTGGGCTGCAGCTGCGACGAGGCTGGAGGCCATCCTCCCGGGAGGACAGCGTCGAGGCGGGCCTGCCCCTCCAGGTGCGTGGCTACccggaggagaagaaagaggaggagggcagcGCCAACCGCAGACCAGAGGTTGGTATGGGGTGGGGGCCGGCCCTGGGCCAGGCCCCGGGAGCATGGGCCCAGCTGGGGGTCAGCTGCAGCCAGACATGTGGCCCCTGCACCACTGAGGGGACACTGTCCCCCTTGGAGTCTGGGACTGGAGGGGCACTCAGACAGGGGGCTCTTGGGAAACCGGGAAGGGACAGGGGGAAAGGGTGTGTCAGGCAGGGGGGCAAGTGAACCCCAGCTCATGGAGGGGGCCACCCAGGAAAGCTGGCGGACAGGAGACAGAAGCGTTCAGGTCAGCGCGCAGAAGCTGGAGAGCTGGTGAGTTAAGCCCAGTTCCCAGAGGTGCTGGGCGGGGACTTTGTCCTGAAGGCAATAGGGaacctctgcaggtttgggagCAGGACAAGGGAGTGACTGGTGGAGCTTGGAGCTTTGGATGGAGAGAGCTTGGAAACTAAAAAGACCTGGCAGGGACTGGCCTGGGGAGGGCTACTTGCTGCCTGGGGGATCCAGGCTCAGGGCAGCATTGGCCTTGAGAGCTGGGAGGGCACGGCAGGAGGGGACACTGAGGCATCCTGGGAAGGCCCTACTGTTGGTCCAGCCATGTCCTCTCCTGGCCCCCGTGCAGCCCAACCGCACCCTCCTCCCAGGTTCaggccctgcctcccaccccgATGGCAAAGGCAGCAGGGGCAGGGCCAGCTGGACCTCAGGGCCTGGTGGTGATGGGTGGGGAAGGCACGGACATGTGCCAGAAGACCTGGGCCCTGCctcctagctgggtgaccttgggccacTCActccccttctctgagcctcattggTTCCCCCGTTTGTGAAATGGGGGTAAGAAGTCCTTTCTGCTCACCTCATTATCATGATCAGAATGCACACGAGCTTTGAAAACCTGGCCATGCCCAGGGCTACTTGGGAAGCTCAGTGGGGTGCAGGGACATGGTCCCATAGGAGGGGATAGGATGGGACTTTGGGGCAGGCTGGCGACACCAccttggggctggaggaggccttGGGGGGTCTTCAGGCCTCAGTGCCCAGGTGGGAATCGGGGCCTTACGGGGGGTGGGACATGTTCAAGGCTCTGGCCCCAGTGCTCTTCTCTGCCCACCCAGAAGAGGATGTGGTCCCTTCCTTGGGTCCCCAAGCCATTCTCTGGGCCTGGGACCAGGGTCCCAGCAGCCTGAGAGGAAGAAGCCTCCTTCTTGGGAGCTGGCGCTAAGAGAGGTCACCTGCCTATGTCTCCAAGGACTGAGGGGACGGGGCTCCAGGAAGCAGCAGCctgccccccatccctccccaaggCTGGGCACCTTTGATCGTTGCCTTCCCCACCCACAGAAGCTGGACAGAGCCAGGTGCCCTGGGGCACCCTCCAGCTTCCCTTCTccacaggcagagggaggcttgGGCCGCAGGGCGGAGAAACGGGGACCCCTGAGTCCTGTGGACAGGACAGAGCAGGGCCCCGTCCACTCAGCCCAAAGATCTTAGAAACGGCCCCAGAATCACAGAACTCCTGCCCGGGGGCTACTCCAAGATGGGGGCCTCTGGGGTCCCTGTTTCCATGGCAACCATCATCCGTCTGTTCTGACGGGGCCCCAGGTGGGTGCCCTCTGCTTGGCATCAGGCAGGGACCCCAGGAAGACCACCCTTCTCAGGTCAAAGCTGGGGCGTGGCCTTCCCTGACTCCTGCTCTGAGTCTGAGGGCATGCTCTTGTGGGTGTCAGTCCCAGACGGTCCCCTGCTGCCCTGGACCACCCTGGCAGCTGGAGCTCGGGGACCCAGTGACTGGGACTGAGGATGCAAGCCCAGCCCTAGGCAGCTCTCACGTCCTGAAACCTGGGCCACAGACCGCTGACCCCTCAGGTAGGAAGGCCTGTGGCAGACAGGAAACCCAGGCACGGCCTCACCCAGGAAGCCATCGTCACAGTCTAGGCCTTGGGGTTGGGGCAGTGGAAGGAGCTCTGAAGGGCACCCGGGGCTTCGTTTTCCACGTGCCCGCGCAGAACCATTCAGGAGGCGGCGGGCCTGAGTCCCCCTGGCACATTTCTGCACCCAGTGCTCCTGAGAGCAGCCCGGCAGGGTGGCACCACTGTCCCCACGGAACAGATGAGGCCCTTGAGACTCAGAAAGGCAAAGCCacctgtccaaggccacacagctaaccCGGGCACAACCAGTCTGTCTGCACGCCCCATGCTGCTGGCACAGGCTTCCTGGGCCAGTCCCCGTGTGACTCTTCACATTCTCTCCCAGGACCAGGAGCTGGAGAGCCTGTCGGCCATCGAGGCGGAGCTGGAGAAGGTGGCCCACGAGCTGCAGGAGCTGCGGCGGGGCTGAGGCGCCGGCTGGCCCCACCAGCCAGGGCCCCGAGGCACCCTGTGGTCCTGGCTCTGTTGTCCCCTTTGCAGGTCTTGGCCAGATGGCCCGGGCGCTGCTTCCGGTAGGGAGGCCGCCCCCAGCCTGCCCAAG from Balaenoptera acutorostrata chromosome 3 unlocalized genomic scaffold, mBalAcu1.1 SUPER_3_unloc_1, whole genome shotgun sequence encodes the following:
- the CHGA gene encoding chromogranin-A isoform X4 → MRSAAVLALLLCAGQVIALPVNSPMNKGDTEVMKCIVEVISDTLSKPSPMPVSQECFETLRGDERILSILRHQNLLKELQDLALQGAKERTHQQKKHSSYEDELSEVLEKQNDQAELKGWPEALAVDGAGKTGAEEAQSPKGKGEREHPQQEEEEEEEVAGAPQGLFRGGKSGSPEKEEEEERLSTEWEDAKRWSRMDQLATELTAEKRLEGQEDEEDPDRATKLSFRARGYDFGGPGLQLRRGWRPSSREDSVEAGLPLQVRGYPEEKKEEEGSANRRPEDQELESLSAIEAELEKVAHELQELRRG